The sequence below is a genomic window from Flavobacterium sediminilitoris.
AGCACAAAACTCTGCTGACCATAACTAATGGCCGCTAGGTTTAAAATAAGTAAAGTCAATGTTTTTTTCATAAATTATAAATTTAAAGTTATTCAAAGTTAACTTTTTTTTAACAAAAAAATCAAGTATAAATACTTGATTTTTAGGCTTTTATGTTAAATTATTTACGTAAAAAATATCATTATTGTTAAAATTAAGGAGCAGGATTAGGAATTTGCTCCTGAATGTTTTCTATTTCAGCTAATATTTCATTTGATAATGAAGTTTCAAAAGCGTCTATATTATCTTTCAGTTGTTCTAAATTAGTAGCTCCAATAATAGTAGAAGTAACACAGTCTTGTTGATTGACAAAAGCTAAAGCCATTTGTGTTAAAGTTAAACCATTAGATTCGGCTAACTCCTTATATAATTTTGTGGCTTTATGGCAGTTCTCATTTGTATATCTAACGAAATTTGGAAACATAGCCATGCGATAATTTGGTTTTATTTCATCTAGATACTTTCCTGTAAGAACACCAAAACCTAGAGGAGAGTAGGCAAGTAAACCAACGTTCTCACGCATTGCAATTTCTGATAAACCAACTTCATATAATCTATTTAATAATGAATATGGATTTTGAATACTTGCAATCTTAGGTAAACCATGCTTTTCACTTTCAATCAAATAACGCATTACACCATAAGGGTTTTCGTTTGAAACACCTATTGCTTTTATCTTCCCTTCTTTTATTAATCCGTCAAAAATCTGTAGTATTTCTAAAATAGAATATTGCCAATCGGCATCTATTTTTTGTAAGCCTCTTTTTTGAAACATATTCATAATGCGTTCAGGCCAATGCATTTGATACAAATCAATATAGTCAGTTTGTAAATTTTTTAAACTTAACTCAACTGCTTCTGTAATGCTTTTTTTAGAAAAATCTAATGGATTACGAATATATCCCATTCCTCTATTTGGACCTGCAATTTTTGTGGCTAAAATAATATCATTTCGTTTTCTTGATTTTTTAATCCAAGAACCGATATGTCTTTCTGTACTTCCAAATATATGTTCGTTTCCACCAATAGGGTACATTTCCGCAGTGTCTATAAAATTAACACCTCTTTCTAATGCATAATCTAATTGAGAATGTGCTTCGTTTTCAGTGTTTTGATTTCCAAAAGTCATGGTTCCCAAGCACACTTTACTTATTTTAATAGCTGTATTAGGTAATATTGTGTATTTCATTATTTTTTCTTTAAAAAGCCAAAGTTACAAAGTTTCTAAAAAACAAACAGGCTCAAAATATTACTTTGAGCCTGTTTGTTGTATTCCATATAAAAAATTATAATTCATTCATTAGTTTTGAAATTTCATCTAATTTTGGAGTTAAGATAATTTCAATTCTTCTGTTTTTTGCTTTTCCTTCAGCAGTTTCATTTGAACCTATAGGAGCAAATTCTCCTCTTCCTGCTGCTGTTAAATTCTTTTTATCAATAGCTTTATTCTCAGATAAAATAGTAACAATTGCAGTAGCTCTCTTTGTAGATAAATCCCAATTGCTTTCTACTCCGCCACCTATGCTGCCTACAATTTTATCATTATC
It includes:
- a CDS encoding aldo/keto reductase, translated to MKYTILPNTAIKISKVCLGTMTFGNQNTENEAHSQLDYALERGVNFIDTAEMYPIGGNEHIFGSTERHIGSWIKKSRKRNDIILATKIAGPNRGMGYIRNPLDFSKKSITEAVELSLKNLQTDYIDLYQMHWPERIMNMFQKRGLQKIDADWQYSILEILQIFDGLIKEGKIKAIGVSNENPYGVMRYLIESEKHGLPKIASIQNPYSLLNRLYEVGLSEIAMRENVGLLAYSPLGFGVLTGKYLDEIKPNYRMAMFPNFVRYTNENCHKATKLYKELAESNGLTLTQMALAFVNQQDCVTSTIIGATNLEQLKDNIDAFETSLSNEILAEIENIQEQIPNPAP